One region of Hoeflea sp. 108 genomic DNA includes:
- a CDS encoding BMP family protein has protein sequence MQSNSNNSGISRRTLIKAAGASAAVATVGLPVRLFAADPIKVAAVYTVPVEQQWVSRIHKAANAAKDRGDIEYVYSENTANNDYERVMREYCEAGHKLILGEVFGVEDAARAVAKDYPGVAFLMGSSFTPDAAVPNFSVFDNYIQDASYLSGLVAGAMTKSKNIGMVGGYPIPEVNRLMNAFMAGVKEVAPDTKFQVAFIGSWFDPPKAKETAFAQIDGGADLLYAERFGVSDAAKEKGKLAIGNVIDTQADYPETVVASALWHFEPTLDKAIAEVKAGTFKAEDYGVYSFMKNGGSSLAPLGTFEGKVPDEIKAKIAEKEKAIKDGSFTVEINDAEPKSS, from the coding sequence ATGCAAAGCAATTCCAACAATTCGGGCATTTCCAGACGCACCCTGATCAAGGCTGCCGGCGCGTCCGCCGCGGTTGCAACCGTGGGGCTGCCGGTCCGCCTGTTTGCCGCCGATCCGATCAAGGTCGCCGCCGTCTACACCGTTCCGGTCGAACAGCAGTGGGTCAGCCGCATCCACAAGGCGGCCAATGCCGCCAAGGACCGTGGCGACATCGAATATGTCTATTCGGAAAACACCGCCAACAACGACTATGAGCGCGTCATGCGCGAATATTGCGAGGCCGGCCACAAGCTGATCCTCGGCGAGGTCTTCGGCGTCGAGGACGCCGCCCGTGCGGTCGCCAAGGACTATCCCGGCGTCGCCTTCCTGATGGGCTCGAGCTTCACGCCCGATGCCGCCGTGCCGAACTTCTCGGTCTTCGACAACTACATCCAGGACGCCTCCTATCTCTCGGGCCTCGTCGCCGGCGCCATGACCAAGTCGAAGAACATCGGCATGGTCGGCGGCTATCCGATCCCCGAGGTCAACCGCCTGATGAACGCCTTCATGGCCGGTGTGAAGGAAGTGGCTCCCGACACCAAGTTCCAGGTTGCCTTCATCGGTTCGTGGTTCGATCCGCCCAAGGCCAAGGAAACCGCCTTCGCCCAGATCGACGGCGGCGCCGACTTGCTCTATGCCGAGCGTTTTGGCGTGTCCGACGCCGCCAAGGAGAAGGGCAAGCTCGCCATAGGCAACGTCATCGACACCCAGGCCGACTATCCCGAAACCGTGGTTGCCTCGGCGCTCTGGCACTTCGAGCCGACGCTCGACAAGGCGATTGCAGAGGTTAAGGCGGGCACCTTCAAGGCCGAGGACTACGGCGTCTATTCCTTCATGAAAAATGGGGGCTCGTCGCTGGCGCCGCTCGGCACCTTCGAAGGCAAGGTGCCCGACGAGATCAAGGCCAAGATCGCCGAGAAGGAAAAGGCGATCAAGGACGGATCGTTCACCGTCGAGATCAACGACGCCGAGCCAAAGTCGAGCTGA